In Mus caroli chromosome 9, CAROLI_EIJ_v1.1, whole genome shotgun sequence, a single window of DNA contains:
- the Mlh1 gene encoding DNA mismatch repair protein Mlh1 isoform X5: MNGYISNANYSVKKCIFLLFINHRLVESAALRKAIETVYAAYLPKNTHPFLYLSLEISPQNVDVNVHPTKHEVHFLHEESILQRVQQHIESKLLGSNSSRMYFTQTLLPGLAGPSGEAVRPTTGVASSSTSGSGDKVYAYQMVRTDSRDQKLDAFLQPVSSLGPSQPQDPVPVRGARTEGSPERATRKDEEMLALPAPAEAAAESENLERESLMETSDAAQKAAPTSSPGSSRKRHREDSDVEMVENASGKEMTAACYPRRRIINLTSVLSLQEEISERCHETLREMLRNHSFVGCVNPQWALAQHQTKLYLLNTTKLSEELFYQILIYDFANFGVLRLSEAAPLFDLAMLALDSPESGWTEDDGPKEGLAEYIVEFLKKKAEMLADYFSVEIDEEGNLIGLPLLIDSYVPPLEGLPIFILRLATEVNWDEEKECFESLSKECAMFYSIRKQYILEESTLSGQQSDMPGSTSKPWKWTVEHIIYKAFRSHLLPPKHFTEDGNVLQLANLPDLYKVFERC, from the exons ACCGTCTGGTAGAATCAGCTGCCTTGAGAAAAGCCATAGAAACTGTATATGCAGCATATTTGCCCAAAAACACACACCCATTCCTGTACCTCAG TTTGGAAATCAGCCCTCAGAACGTGGACGTCAATGTACACCCCACCAAGCACGAAGTTCACTTTCTGCACGAGGAGAGCATTCTGCAGCGTGTGCAGCAGCACATTGAGAGCAAGCTGCTGGGCTCCAATTCCTCCAGGATGTATTTCACCCAG ACCTTGCTTCCAGGACTTGCTGGGCCCTCTGGGGAGGCAGTTAGACCCACGACAGGGGTGGCTTCCTCGTCCACTAGTGGAAGTGGCGACAAGGTCTACGCTTACCAGATGGTCCGTACGGACTCCCGGGATCAGAAGCTTGACGCCTTTCTGCAGCCTGTAAGCAGCCTTGGGCCCAGCCAGCCCCAGGACCCTGTCCCTGTCCGAGGGGCCAGGACAGAAGGCTCTCCTGAACGGGCCACGCGGAAGGACGAGGAGATGCTTGCTCTCCCAGCCCCCGCTGAAGCAGCTGCTGAGAGCGAGAACTTGGAGAGGGAATCACTAATGGAGACTTCAGACGCAGCCCAGAAAGCGGCACCCACTTCCAGTCCAGGCAGCTCCAG AAAGAGACATCGGGAGGACTCTGATGTGGAAATGGTGGAAAATGCTTCCGGGAAGGAAATGACGGCTGCTTGCTACCCCCGGAGGAGGATCATTAATCTCACCAGTGTCTTGAGTCTCCAGGAAGAGATTAGTGAGCGGTGCCATGAGA ctCTCCGGGAGATGCTCCGTAACCATTCCTTTGTGGGCTGTGTGAATCCTCAGTGGGCCTTGGCGCAGCACCAGACCAAGCTGTACCTCCTCAACACTACCAAGCTCAG TGAAGAGCTGTTCTACCAGATACTCATTTATGATTTTGCCAACTTTGGTGTTCTGAGGTTATCG GAAGCAGCACCACTCTTCGACCTCGCCATGCTGGCCTTAGACAGCCCTGAAAGTGGCTGGACAGAGGATGACGGCCCGAAGGAAGGGCTTGCAGAGTACATTGTTGAATTTCTGAAGAAGAAGGCGGAGATGCTTGCAGACTATTTCTCTGTGGAAATCGATGAG GAAGGGAACCTGATTGGATTACCTCTTCTGATTGACAGCTATGTGCCACCTTTGGAGGGACTGCCTATCTTCATTCTTCGACTGGCCACTGAG GTGAATTGGGATGAAGAAAAGGAGTGTTTTGAAAGTCTCAGTAAAGAATGTGCTATGTTTTACTCCATTCGGAAGCAGTATATACTGGAGGAGTCGACCCTCTCAGGCCAGCAG AGTGACATGCCTGGCTCCACGTCAAAGCCCTGGAAGTGGACTGTGGAGCACATTATCTATAAAGCCTTCCGCTCACACCTCCTACCTCCAAAGCATTTCACAGAAGATGGCAATGTCCTGCAGCTTGCCAACCTGCCAGATCTATACAAAGTCTTTGAGCGGTGTTAA